A window of the Mucilaginibacter sp. cycad4 genome harbors these coding sequences:
- a CDS encoding GNAT family protein — protein sequence MELQGNGFLLRAWQPGDEASLQKHADNPKVSAFLRDRFPYPYTMEDALFWVNLAQNQQPLTNFAIVVNGEACGGIGVELFTDESRIAAEIGYWLGEEHWGKGVATAAVKLVTTYAFEHFSLLRLEAGVYNKNTASIRVLEKAGYVKEAVLQRSVIKNGEVMDKHMYVRFKDDAGEMAALSS from the coding sequence ATGGAACTACAGGGCAACGGATTTTTATTGAGGGCATGGCAACCGGGCGATGAAGCATCACTTCAAAAGCATGCGGATAACCCAAAAGTATCAGCTTTTTTGCGCGACAGGTTCCCGTATCCCTATACCATGGAGGATGCCCTGTTTTGGGTAAACCTGGCCCAAAATCAGCAACCTTTAACCAACTTTGCCATAGTAGTTAATGGGGAAGCCTGCGGCGGCATAGGTGTTGAACTTTTTACTGATGAAAGCCGCATAGCCGCCGAAATAGGCTATTGGCTTGGCGAAGAACATTGGGGAAAAGGCGTAGCAACTGCAGCAGTAAAACTGGTAACCACTTATGCCTTTGAACATTTTTCCTTATTACGCTTAGAAGCCGGTGTTTATAATAAAAACACGGCATCCATACGGGTGCTTGAAAAAGCAGGCTATGTGAAAGAGGCTGTGCTACAAAGATCAGTTATTAAAAATGGCGAGGTGATGGATAAGCATATGTATGTTAGGTTTAAGGATGATGCGGGTGAAATGGCAGCTTTGTCATCCTGA
- a CDS encoding MmcQ/YjbR family DNA-binding protein: protein MNIEELRDYCLQKPGATEGFPFGEDTLVFKIAEKIFLLTGLQTGDRFNVKCDPEWAVELRERHPEVQPGYHMNKKMWNTVQMNGSLTRKQLCEMIDHSYNEVVKSLPKKVQAEIAAL from the coding sequence ATGAATATAGAAGAGCTGCGTGATTATTGTTTACAAAAACCGGGGGCCACTGAAGGCTTCCCTTTTGGCGAAGATACCCTTGTTTTTAAAATTGCCGAAAAGATATTTCTATTAACCGGCTTACAAACAGGTGACAGGTTCAATGTTAAATGCGACCCTGAATGGGCTGTTGAACTCCGCGAACGCCACCCTGAAGTGCAGCCGGGCTATCACATGAATAAAAAAATGTGGAACACCGTGCAAATGAACGGCTCCCTCACCCGCAAACAGCTCTGCGAAATGATTGATCACTCCTATAATGAAGTGGTTAAAAGTTTGCCGAAAAAAGTGCAGGCGGAGATAGCTGCATTATAA
- a CDS encoding GNAT family N-acetyltransferase, translated as MYTIRTATVNDVETIRDIADKTWWVTYGPILEHEQIAFMLGGIYSADKISEQIRENQQTYLLLEEESNPVAFAAYSPREENPEVYKLHKLYCLPETQGKGYGKVLINEVAQKTKDAGKQTLELNVNRHNNAKSFYEKMGFTIAYEEDIAIGKYWMNDYVMRKEL; from the coding sequence ATGTATACAATACGTACAGCCACTGTAAATGATGTGGAAACCATCCGGGATATTGCCGATAAAACATGGTGGGTAACCTATGGCCCCATCCTCGAACACGAACAAATAGCTTTTATGCTGGGCGGGATCTATTCAGCAGACAAGATCAGCGAACAGATTAGGGAAAATCAGCAAACTTATTTATTACTGGAGGAAGAAAGCAATCCGGTGGCATTTGCAGCCTACTCTCCGCGCGAGGAAAATCCGGAGGTTTATAAGCTGCACAAGCTATACTGCCTGCCCGAAACCCAGGGCAAAGGCTACGGAAAAGTACTGATTAACGAGGTGGCCCAAAAAACTAAAGATGCCGGTAAACAAACGCTGGAACTTAACGTGAACAGGCATAACAACGCCAAGTCGTTTTATGAAAAAATGGGGTTTACAATAGCTTATGAAGAGGATATAGCCATTGGTAAATACTGGATGAACGATTATGTAATGAGGAAGGAATTATAA
- the pepT gene encoding peptidase T gives MNFSSFIKFTVAERFLRYVTIDTQSDPSSVSFPSTEKQKDLGRLLVDELLAIGVADAHLDEYGYVYATIPSNTDKKIPVICFCSHMDTAPDCSGKNVKPLVHKNYQGQDLILPDDHTQVIRMAEHDDLKNQLGNDVITASGTTLLGADNKAGVAEIMDACYQLINHPEIKHGDIRILFTPDEEVGHGVDHVDIAKLGAFAAYTMDGESAGNMENETFSADGARLTINGVSSHPGFAKGKMESAIKIAGQIIAALPDELSPEYTEGMEGFVHPVGIEGHVETASIDFIIRDFDEAKLAGHVEVIRQTAAGVLTKFPGSTFDIAVSQQYRNMKGVLDQHPQIVDYAMEAINRTGLTAKLCSIRGGTDGSRLSFMGLPCPNIFAGEHAFHSRHEWVSVQDMQKAVETILHLCMIWEERS, from the coding sequence ATGAATTTCAGCTCATTCATTAAGTTCACAGTAGCCGAACGCTTTTTGCGTTATGTTACCATTGATACGCAATCAGACCCCTCTTCGGTTTCATTTCCGTCAACAGAAAAGCAAAAAGATCTTGGCCGGCTGCTGGTTGATGAACTGCTGGCTATTGGCGTAGCCGATGCGCATTTGGATGAGTATGGCTATGTTTATGCTACTATTCCGTCAAATACCGATAAAAAGATACCTGTAATTTGCTTCTGCTCGCATATGGATACCGCTCCCGATTGCAGCGGAAAGAATGTAAAACCTTTAGTACATAAAAATTACCAGGGACAGGATTTAATATTGCCCGATGATCACACCCAGGTGATCCGCATGGCCGAGCATGACGACCTGAAAAACCAGCTTGGCAACGATGTAATAACAGCCAGCGGCACAACCCTGCTCGGCGCAGACAATAAAGCCGGCGTAGCCGAAATTATGGATGCCTGCTACCAGCTTATCAACCATCCCGAAATAAAACATGGCGATATCCGGATCCTGTTTACGCCCGACGAGGAAGTCGGCCACGGTGTCGACCATGTGGATATTGCCAAGCTGGGCGCTTTTGCTGCTTACACGATGGATGGCGAAAGCGCGGGTAATATGGAGAATGAAACCTTTTCGGCAGATGGGGCCAGGCTTACCATTAATGGAGTAAGCTCCCATCCGGGGTTTGCAAAGGGCAAAATGGAAAGCGCCATTAAAATTGCAGGGCAAATTATTGCCGCCCTGCCTGATGAACTTTCGCCGGAGTATACCGAAGGTATGGAGGGATTTGTACACCCGGTAGGTATAGAAGGCCATGTGGAAACCGCTTCTATCGATTTTATTATCCGGGATTTTGATGAAGCCAAACTTGCAGGTCATGTTGAGGTTATCCGCCAAACTGCTGCTGGGGTATTAACGAAATTTCCCGGTTCAACGTTTGATATTGCCGTGAGCCAGCAATACCGCAATATGAAGGGTGTGCTCGACCAGCATCCGCAAATTGTTGATTATGCCATGGAGGCTATTAACCGCACAGGTTTAACTGCTAAGTTGTGCAGTATCCGCGGCGGTACTGATGGTTCAAGGCTGTCGTTTATGGGCTTGCCTTGTCCAAATATCTTTGCGGGCGAACATGCTTTTCATAGCCGGCACGAGTGGGTATCAGTACAGGATATGCAGAAAGCAGTCGAAACTATTTTACACCTGTGTATGATCTGGGAGGAAAGAAGTTAG
- a CDS encoding ribonuclease E inhibitor RraB, whose translation MGLFSFFGKRDNGQFVSAEAFGEKSAIQLNMLPELMEKLRELNVDEDRELMLEFFFYTNTHQKAGAFAQELSSLNYQVKYGVSEGDKKLFIITGWTTKVKMKDAVVAAWISQMCNLGYKFDCEFDGWGTMPDQ comes from the coding sequence ATGGGCCTATTCAGTTTTTTCGGTAAAAGGGATAACGGACAATTTGTATCGGCAGAGGCGTTCGGGGAAAAATCGGCAATACAGCTTAATATGCTGCCGGAACTTATGGAAAAGCTCCGGGAGTTAAATGTTGACGAAGACAGAGAACTGATGCTTGAGTTTTTCTTTTATACCAATACACATCAAAAAGCCGGAGCATTTGCACAGGAACTATCCAGTTTAAATTACCAGGTAAAATACGGCGTTTCTGAAGGGGATAAAAAGCTCTTCATTATTACCGGATGGACAACCAAAGTAAAAATGAAAGATGCCGTGGTAGCAGCATGGATTAGCCAGATGTGTAACCTTGGATATAAATTCGATTGTGAGTTTGATGGTTGGGGTACCATGCCCGATCAGTAA